The window AAGGCTCGCTAATGTCCTTTAACGAGAGTAAATCGGGTGAATACTGCAACTTCCTGTGCAGCAAACGGTTCGTTTCAAGTTATGCGTTTAAGCTTTTGCATCTAAAACGATATCTACAAAGCTATGTGTCTAACCATGTTGCTAACTTAAGGTGAACCGATGATCCAGACTATGAATTAGAGAAATTCTTTGTTGCTATCAGACGACTGACTATCGCCTAATAGCGTTCTTAAGTAAGCGGTAAGCACTAAGCGCAGTCAGCAAAAACTAAGGCATGCTTTGAAGGGATTCAGTTTCTTCCGGCTTATAGTGGATTGCTTTCAAGCCCACACACGTTGGTAAGAGTGTGCCGATAGAGATAGAGGACCACGTTCCACTTATAATCCCGACGCACAGTGCAATGGCGAAACCTTCTAGTGCACTCCCTCCTAGCAGCCACAGTGCTGAGACTGTGACCAAGGTGGTACCTGATGTGACAAGCGTTCGTGATAACGTTGATACGATGGACTGATCGAGAAGGGCATCGGTCTCACCGTCTGGCTTCGCACGAAATACCTCACGGATGCGGTCTGAAATGATGATCGAATCATTCAGGGAGTAGCCCATTACTGCCAGCAAAGCGGCCAACACCGTTAGGTTGAACTCAATTTGAGTCACCGCAAAGAGCCCTAGCACAATCACAATGTCGTAAACCAAAGCTGCAATTGAACCGAGCGCGAGTCGCCATTCAAATCGGTAACTCAAGTACAACAAGGTAAGAACGAAACAAGCCAAAATCGCCAAGCCGCCTTGTTCGACCATTTCTAACCCAACCTGAGGGCCAATTACGCTGCTGTTGGTAATGTGAAAATTGCTGTCTATCGGCAACAGCGCTTGGTTAAGTGCTTCTCGCAAATCGAGGTCTGTATCATTGAAACGCAGTTGCCAATTTCCCTCGTTGCCTGCTGCCGTCACTTGAACATCTTGGCTCAGTGCCGAATCTAGGTGAGACTTGAGTAGAACTTGAGTGACGTCTGGCTTTGTTTGAATATCGGCGACGACACCTCCCGTAAAGTCGAGTCCCCAATTGAAACCTCTTACCGCGATTGATGTAATAGAAAGCGTCAGTAGAATCAGAGATATCATCGTCATCAATTGACGTGTTTTGGTGACGTTAATTGATTTGGTCATTACAGTTTCACCTCATGTGAGGTGTTTCTTCCCCACAAATAATTGATAAGAATTCGAGACGCAAATACGCCAGTAAATAAGCTCGTCAGTAGGCCTAATCCGAGTGTGATAGCAAAGCCTTGAATGGGACCGTTACCTATTGCATACAAAGCGATGGCGACGATCATAGTGGTGAGGTTGGCATCGAAAATGGAAGAGAATGCGCTATCGAAGCCTCGCTCTATGGCTTGGGAAAAGTTTCTGCCTTCTCGCATCTTGTCTTTGATGCGTTCAAAGATAAGCACGTTGGTATCGACAGCCATCCCCACAGTTAGCACAAGCCCAGCAATGCCCGGAAGCGTTAACACAGCGCCAGGGATGAGCGCCAATAGACCAAACAGACACACTAAGTTGATAGTCAGTGCAGCATTCGCAACCCAGCCAAGACGTCGATACCAACAAGCGATAAATACCAATGTAAAACCCAGCCCCAAGGCGAGTGCCGCAAAGCCATTTTTGACGTTTTCAGCACCAAGAGTTGGCCCGATGGTGCGTTCTTCAACAATGGTGACAGGGGCTGTGAGTGAGCCTGCTCTTAATAGAAGAGCAAGGTTTTGAGCGTCTGCCATTGACCCCGCGCCAGTGATGCGAAAGCGGCTCCCCAGCGTTGATTGAATTGTCGCTACGCTGATAACTTCGCTTTGCTCAATGGATTGTCCTGTCTCTGATTGACTGTATTCACTGTACAGAGTCGCCATCGGGTTTCCGATATTGCTGCGCGAGTGATTGGTCATCAGCCGCCCCCCCGTGCTATCAAGAGTGATGTTGACTTCGGGTGTCCCCATTTCTCCTAGGCTGGCTCGTGCATCGATAATATGCTCACCCCCTAAGATACTGTTTCTATGTAGAATGACAGGTCTACCATCTTGGTCATTGATGGATTTTGTTCGTGCACTAGCATTGGGCTCCACATGGTAAAACGCTAGTGATGCAGTAGCGCCGATAATGTTTTTTGCGGATGTAGGATCTTGCACTCCTGGCAGTTCGATGCGAATTCGGTTTTCACCTTGGCGCTGGACGGCGGCTTCCGTGATTCCTAGTTCTTCTATGCGGCCTCGCATTGTTTGAAGATTTTGTGTCACGGTCAGAGTTCGAATCGCACGCTTCTCCTCCTCATCCATTGAGATCATCAAGCGCTCACCAGATTGGCTCAGAATCCAATTTGGATACTGTGTTCTTAAATGGGTTCGAATATCACCAAGTAGTGCTTCGTTATATCGAGCGATGACCACTTCACCGTTTTCTACACGGCCGCGTACACGAAACTCCTGACGAAGATCGTCGATCACTGATTGTGCGTGAGCATTAAAAACAGGGGCGAGGTCAACATCTAAGAGAAATTGCACACCACCGCGCAGATCTAATCCAAATTTAATCGGCTGAAAGCCCAGAGAGGTTAACCAAGAAGGAGCTGAAGGTTCGAGTGTGAGGGCAACGGTCTCCGATGGTTGGATGAACTCGGACATTAAAGCTTGTGCGGGGGCTTGTTGTCCGCTCGAAGCAAACGTCACCACTAACCTATCGTTGTTTTCGCTAACACTGTGAACATCAATTTTGTTGTCTACAAGATAACGATATACATCATCAGCGTGTGCCGAATGCGTTTGGTTTGAAATGTGCAAAGCTTCACGTTCACCAAATGCAGAGGGTAGGGCACTGAGAAGCATCAGTACCACAGACAGCACGAGAACGATGACCTTCCATTTAGCTGAATAATTTATGGGTGTGTTTGAGCGCTTTAACTTCATTTTGATTGCATCTTATTGATTAACGCATCCGCAAGTAGCACCAAGCTTGTTTATCAAATAAACAGCGGTATTAATCACGTATGAGTTGAAACTAAGGGGCCTGAAAGGTTTTCGATAAACCTAACTGTTGGTTACCGAGCTATCTTAGTTTCTTGACTCAATAGCACTATGGATTAGAGAAATTCATATTTGGTTTTCTCCACTTTTCATATATGAATTTCTCTAATTCCTCGTAGAGATTTGATTTATTTAAAACAATGAAATCTGAATTACTAATTGAGGATAAATCTATATGGATTGCACAATATATTTAAATGACCGCAAATATAGAGTTTGTGATATTGGTGAAGGGAAGTGCACTTTAGTGCTGAGTTACGCCAAAGACATAGAGTCATTGCATGAGCAATTTAGCCATCAGTTTCTTGAGCTGGAAAGAGTGATAATTATTGATATATCAATATGTTGGGTTAGTGAGGTCGAAGCGTTGAGCGAAAAGGATCGCTGCGAGTTAATCGCAGATGTTCGGTTATTAACTGACATATATTGGCTTGATGACTTTGAAATTAAAACCGATAAAGGGCAAGACATATTTCTAGGGCTTAAATCATTATCTCCGATTTAAATAAAATGATGATTAGCCAAATATGACTTTCTCTAATTCATCGATTTAATTATTGAGATTGAGTGTAATGGCGTCATCGAAAGGGACTAACCCTAAATTATTCCATTAACTAGAAGAACGATATTATGCGAAAGACAATTCTCAGCACGGCTCTTTTACTCTCTACTTCATTTGTCGCGGTTGCCGACCAATACAATCTTTCTCTTAAGTATGACCCTATTGTTACGGATAGAGGGATTGTTACTACAAAGCCCGCTGCTATGGTAGACCAATTGTGGGATGTAGACGTGCAATCAATCACTCAGATAACCGATGGTGTCTATCGTATTGCTGGGTGGGGTATCGGTAACGTGATTGCGGTCGAGGCTCCTGAAGGATGGATCATCGTTGATACGGGAGACGATTTAAAAGTAGCGCAAGAGCAACGCAAACAGTTGGAAAAAAAGCTGAACCAAAAGATTGATGTTAGTGCGGTCCTTTACACCCATTCGCATTATGTGTGGGGTACACAAGCGTGGAGTAATGATGACACAGCTATTTACGCACATGAGTGGATGGAGAAACACCTTTTTGCAGACAATGGTGTTAGCCCTCTAGCTGGAATCTTTTCTACTCGAGTCGCTATTCAATTTGGGTTGTTACACCCTGAAAGCGGCCCAGATGCGTTTCCTAATAAACTTGGTTTCACGCTAGATAAGCTTGAGGGCGAAAAAGGCTACCAATCTCCAACCGTTACTTTTGAGCACAACCAAGTTGAAGCGCACACAATTGCGGGGATGGAGGTGATTGTTTTACCTAGCCCTACGGATGTGACAGACAGTGTCGCTTACTACTTTCCCGAAAAGAGCCTTATGGTGACCAATGCAATGAATGCGGGCTCAATTTTCAATCTCTATACTTTGCGCGGAGATAGGTATCGTGACCCTATCCGGCTTGTTGATGCGGCAGATTTGGTCCTTTCTTATGACTTTGACTATCACGTTGATATACATGGTGCTGCCAATGTAACGAAAGAAGCCGCAGAGGATGCCATCTATGAGTTTCGCGATTCGATGCAGTTGATACATGACCAAACAATACGAGCGATAAAGCTTGGAAAGGATGCTCAGGGCGCAGCTGAATTTGTTTATATGCCAGAAAACCTACGATTGGATAAAGAAACCTATGGGCAAGTCGAAAGTCATGCGAAGCAGGTCTATAACGGTGTTATGGGCTGGAATGGTTGGGACGTGTACGACATCAACCCTTTGCAGACACAAACCTTTGCTCATCAATTTATTGGGAGTTTAGGTGGGGTTGAGTTAGCCAACAAAATGGCCAAACAGTCAAATAAGACGCAAACCTTGGAAGGGTGGCAGTGGTCGCTATACTTAACCTCTCAAATACTTGAAATAGATCCAAATAACGAAGAAGCCAAACTGTCGCGCGCAGAAGCGGCTCGTGCACTTGGGCAACGTACCAGCTCAGCCAATGCTCGTGGATTCTATATTTCTGAAGCATTACTTCATGAAGGGAAACTTTCATTCGGTGAACATCAATTGGACAACTATCAATCTCTAACTCAACTACTTGGGACAATCACCAGTGAAAAGTTAGAGGCGTCTCCGATAGAGAATAATGTCGAGTACATTCGTTATTTGGTGGATACACGCAAAGCGGAAGGTTTGTCTTCTCAGTTCAACTTAAAGATGAATGATAGTGAGCACGCGTTCGGTATTCAGCTTCGAAATGGCATTGTTCAAATTAGTTCAAAATTAAACGCAGGGGTGACCGTTAATCTATCTCACTTTGAGTGGAGTGAAGTGTTATTAGGCGAAACAGAGTTTAAGCAGTTAGACGACTCGTTGGCAGCCTTTGATACTGCATTGACTATAACAACTGAATAAAACATTGCGTTCGTGCTTTTTAGCTCATTCAATGGTGGCTGATATCTGAGCCACCATTTTTTATGTTTTCCAGTTTTTACCTTTCGTTTAAAGGCTTATCTCTAAACCGCTTCTGTCCAGATCCTGTCAGGCTACTGAGCGCATTGGTAAACGTCACCTTTTGGCTATTGATAACTATCACACCTATTTATCCACCTATTCACAAAATGTATTTAATTTATAAAACGCCTTGATATGATCAATATTTGCGCTATTATGACGATAAGTCAGAAATGACGAAGCGTCACAAAATGGTTAACTACATGAATTTACCATTCGTGTTAATATATTGGATAGGAGCGTTTTAAATACTGGCGAAGCTTAGGTAACGGCTAAGCTCATATACGGACTGAAAAATTATGTTTGGCTTTAGTTGTAAAGGCGATAAACAAGGTATCTTTGGTTGCAAAGGCGTGTTGTCTAAAAAGCAGCAGTCTATCGCAGACCGAGAAGTAGAATTGATGTTGTTAGCAAAAGATCTGGTTCGAGAACAAGGGTTCGGAAACCTCACGATGGATAAGCTGACGGCCGCGAGCTGTTATTCTAAAGGTACGATATACAATCACTTTTGCAGCAAAGAAGACGTGGTTTTAGCTTTGTGTATTCATTCTTTAAAGGCCGAGGCATTGATGTTTGCTCGTTCTGGAGAGTTTGAAGGCAACACACGCGAAAAGATCGTCGCACTGCACGTTGCTTACCGAATCTATGCTCGCATGGAACCGGTACTATCAACTTGTGCGATCATGGCGAAAAGCCCGTGGGTACTAGAGAAAGCGTCTAGTGCACGTGTAGCCGAGATGAACGAACTGGAAGAGTTGGTGATTGAACAAGCCGATTCTATGGTTAACCAAGCAGTAGAAGCGGGTGACCTAAAGTTCTCTTCTGGTGTGGGTTCAGATGCCATCGTGTTTGCAAACTGGTCAATCGCATTTGGTTCAAATGCCTTGTCACAGAACGCATCAAACAGTCATTGTATCAAACGGTTACAAGACCCGTATTCAGTATTACATAACGCGAACATGCTTCTAGACGGCCTAAATTGGCAGCCCCTTTCTAGCGATTGGGATTACCGCAAAACTTGGCGTCGTGTAGAACAAGAACTGTTCAGTGAAGAAATCACCTACTTAGAATCAGTAGGTCGATAAGCTTCCATTAAGCCCACTCATGTGGGTTTATTAATAACCATTTGTGACGATTCGTCATAAACTTAAGTTTAGCCTAACGTGGTTTTGGTTTTCTTGAGTGTATGACTAAGAATTGTGTCTTTTGTCAGCTTCGGCTGGCTTTTTAAGACACAACTATGACGAATCGTCACAAATGGAGACTGTGATGGAACATGACAGCCAGAAGCCCAATTTAGCTAATAGCTCTGATTCAATGAGTAACCCTGATTCAACTAGTCACCTCGATCTAGCTAATAACCCCGATTTAGAGAGTCAATCGTCCAACTCAGGTCAACAGGCTCATAATCTAGATAACAGTTGGCACTCAATACCGACTAAGCGTTCGTTTATCGTTTTGCTGGTGGTTTTTTCAATCATCATGCTTTCTGCTTTTGGTGCGAAGAACCTCTACTTTAGAGGGGACTACAACATCTTCTTCGAAGGCACCAACAAACAGTTGATGGCGTTCGACGAAATCCAAACCACCTTTGCGAAAACCGACAACCTCGCGATTGTTGTTGCACCTGAAGATGGCAATGTCTTCACCCCAGAAACCCTTACCCTAATTCAAAACCTCACGGTCGATGCGTGGCAGATCCCGTACTCAAGCCGTGTCGACTCGCTTGCTAATTATCAGCATACCGAAGCGGTTGAAGATGACCTCTTGGTCGAAGACCTGCTGTATGAAGAATACGAGCACACGCCCGAGCGAATTGCCAAAGTTAAACAGATCGCCCTCAACGAGCCACTGCTTAAAAACGCACTAGTGTCAGCCTCTGGTGACGTGACGATTGTCAACGTCACCGTGCAATTGCCTGAAGTGGATAAAACTGCCGAAGTGCAAGAAGTGATCGCGGCCATCAATACTATGATCGCCAAGTACCAAGCCGATTACCCGAATGTCGAGTTCCACAAGGCAGGCATCATTGCCATGAACAACGCGTTTATGATGTCGGCTCAAGAAGACAGCTCAACACTCGTTCCGTTAATGCTGCTGGTGGTGTTGGTGTTCCTGACCTTTATGTTGCGCTCATTCTTTAGTGTGGTGGCTACCTTAGTTGTGATTATCTCGTCGATTGTCGCGACCATGGGTTTGTCTGGCTGGGCAGGGATGTTCCTCAGCACCGCGACGGTTAACGTTCCAACCTTGGTATTAACCCTTGCAGTTGCCGATTGTGTTCACGTGATTGTGACCATGAGACAAGCAATGCAGCGCGGGATGGAGAAAGCACAAGCCATTCAATACAGCATTAAGCTTAATGCGATGCCGATCTTAATTACTTCTGTCACCACCGCGATTGGCTTCTTGATGATGAACATGTCGGATTCTCCAGTATTGCGAGACTTCGGTAACTTGTCGGCATTGGGCGTGATCATCGCGTGTTTCCTATCCGTGACCATGCTTCCTGCGCTGTTAAAGCTCTTGCCAGTGAAGACTTTGCCAGCCAATGATGCAGCGGAAAGCAAAGTCACTTTCATGGATAAGCTCGGTGATTTTGTCGTTGCTAACCGCAAAGCTCTGCTGCCTATTTCGACTCTAGTGATAGTGGGTGCTGCCGCGTTAATTCCACTCAACAAAGTGAATGATGAATCGGTGAAGTATTTCGATACCTCAAGTGAATTCAGACAAGCAGCCGACTTCATGGAACAGACCGTAAGTGGCATGACGACCATCAGTATTGCGGTGAAAACCAATGAGTCTCAAGCGATTGCCGACCCTGTGTTCTTACAAGCGATTGGTGACTTTACCGATTGGCTACGCGTACAACCAGAAACCGACCATGTGGCCACACTTTCCGATGTTTACATGCGTTTGAATAAGAATATGCACGGTGACGACGATAGCTACTACCAATTGCCACTTAACCGTGAACTCGCCGCACAATACTTACTGCTTTACGAGATGTCTTTGCCTTATGGCTTGGATTTGAACAACCAAATCAATGTCGATAAATCATCGATCAAAATGGTGCTGACGGTGGACAACCTCGGCAGCGTGGAATTGGTTGAACTCGAAGAGCGCATCTACTCATGGTTTGCCGCTAATGCGCCGCAGTATGAAGTAGTCGCATCCAGTCCATCTCTGATGTTTGCTCACATTGGCGAAACCAACATGGCGAGCATGCTATCAACTCTGCCAATCACCTTAGTGCTTATCTCTGGCCTGATGATCTTTGCATTGCGCTCGGTTCGCTTGGGTGTGATCAGCTTAGTGCCAAACATTGCCCCTGCGATTATCGGCTTTGGTTTATGGGCGCTGATCTCTGGTGAAATTAACTTGGGTTTGTCAGTCGTGGTCACGCTTACATTGGGTATCGTGGTCGATGATGCAGTGCATTTCTTAAGTAAATACCAACGCGCCAGAATGGAAGGGAAATCAGCAGAAGAAGCGGTTCGTTACGCCTTCCACACCGTCGGTCGCGCACTGTGGATCACCACTGTCGTGCTTGTGGCTGGTTTCTCTGTACTAGCGATGTCGAGCTTCAGACTCAATTCGGATATGGGCTTACTCAGCGCGATTGTGATTTTCATTGCGCTAGTAGTCGACTTCATCTTGCTGCCAAGCCTGCTGATGATCTTCGACAAACAGACCCACTATGCAGATAAACCTCAGCACGAATCTAAGCCATCTAAAACAGCACAGCCTAGCTCGACTGGCGAACTGACTACTTCGACCAAATAGGAATCGTCAGCCTGCTGCGGTGGGCTGACTCAAGGAGAAATTTATGAAAAGCGTTAAACAAACTCTCGTTACGACACTATTTACTATGGGCGCGGTATTAGCTTTCCCAGCGTTAGCCGACCCTGCGAAAGGCCTAGAAATTGCCGAGCAACGTAAAGCCGTTGATATGGGGTGGGGCGATTCTGTCGCAACCATGGAAATGCTACTTCGCAACAAACAGGGCGAAAGCAGTACACGCCTAATGCGATTGAAATCGTTAGAAGTGGATGACGATGGTGATAAAGGGCTGACTATTTTTGATGAGCCACGCGACGTAAAAGGCACAGCTTTTCTCAACCATTCACACATCACTAAGTCTGATGACCAATGGTTGTATTTGCCTGCATTGAAACGTGTGAAACGCATCTCTTCACGCAACAAATCGGGCCCGTTTATGGGCAGTGAATTTGCTTACGAAGACTTGAGCTCGTTCGAGTTAGGAAAGTACACCTTCAACTACATTGAAGACGCCAAAATTGAAGGTGTGGATACCTTTGTATTGGAGCAAGTTCCGACCGATAAAAACTCTGGCTACACCATGCAAAAAGTATGGCTAGACCAACAATACTACCGCCCAGTTCAAGTGGAGTTTTACGACCGTAAAGGCGCATTGCTGAAAACTCTATCGTTCCAAGACTACAAACAATACCTAAACCAATACTGGCGCGCACACACCATGTCGATGCAAAACCATCAAACGGGCAAGAGTACGGTATTAACCACGACAGATTTAGCGTTCCAGATCGGTCTTAAGGACAAGGATTTTCAAAAAAACACACTTAAACGTGCAAAGTAAGGCAAGAATATGAAAAGGATTGTGTTAACAGGAACGCAGTTATCTTTAACTTTTGCAGCGACAGTTGGGCTAATGCAGGTGTCGTTGCCATGTGTGGCGGCTGGTTTTAGCTCTGAGTTCGTAGAACAGATTAGTCCGGAACTCGCAGGGCAGGTTAACCTCGAACACAGGCAGTTCTTTAGTGACGGTTTGCAAGGGCAAGATAAAGGACAAAGCTCACTGGTGTTGCAACCAGAGTTTTATTGGGA of the Vibrio lentus genome contains:
- a CDS encoding TetR/AcrR family transcriptional regulator; translation: MFGFSCKGDKQGIFGCKGVLSKKQQSIADREVELMLLAKDLVREQGFGNLTMDKLTAASCYSKGTIYNHFCSKEDVVLALCIHSLKAEALMFARSGEFEGNTREKIVALHVAYRIYARMEPVLSTCAIMAKSPWVLEKASSARVAEMNELEELVIEQADSMVNQAVEAGDLKFSSGVGSDAIVFANWSIAFGSNALSQNASNSHCIKRLQDPYSVLHNANMLLDGLNWQPLSSDWDYRKTWRRVEQELFSEEITYLESVGR
- the secD gene encoding protein translocase subunit SecD, whose translation is MKMKLKRSNTPINYSAKWKVIVLVLSVVLMLLSALPSAFGEREALHISNQTHSAHADDVYRYLVDNKIDVHSVSENNDRLVVTFASSGQQAPAQALMSEFIQPSETVALTLEPSAPSWLTSLGFQPIKFGLDLRGGVQFLLDVDLAPVFNAHAQSVIDDLRQEFRVRGRVENGEVVIARYNEALLGDIRTHLRTQYPNWILSQSGERLMISMDEEEKRAIRTLTVTQNLQTMRGRIEELGITEAAVQRQGENRIRIELPGVQDPTSAKNIIGATASLAFYHVEPNASARTKSINDQDGRPVILHRNSILGGEHIIDARASLGEMGTPEVNITLDSTGGRLMTNHSRSNIGNPMATLYSEYSQSETGQSIEQSEVISVATIQSTLGSRFRITGAGSMADAQNLALLLRAGSLTAPVTIVEERTIGPTLGAENVKNGFAALALGLGFTLVFIACWYRRLGWVANAALTINLVCLFGLLALIPGAVLTLPGIAGLVLTVGMAVDTNVLIFERIKDKMREGRNFSQAIERGFDSAFSSIFDANLTTMIVAIALYAIGNGPIQGFAITLGLGLLTSLFTGVFASRILINYLWGRNTSHEVKL
- a CDS encoding outer membrane lipoprotein-sorting protein, yielding MKSVKQTLVTTLFTMGAVLAFPALADPAKGLEIAEQRKAVDMGWGDSVATMEMLLRNKQGESSTRLMRLKSLEVDDDGDKGLTIFDEPRDVKGTAFLNHSHITKSDDQWLYLPALKRVKRISSRNKSGPFMGSEFAYEDLSSFELGKYTFNYIEDAKIEGVDTFVLEQVPTDKNSGYTMQKVWLDQQYYRPVQVEFYDRKGALLKTLSFQDYKQYLNQYWRAHTMSMQNHQTGKSTVLTTTDLAFQIGLKDKDFQKNTLKRAK
- a CDS encoding efflux RND transporter permease subunit; the encoded protein is MSASAGFLRHNYDESSQMETVMEHDSQKPNLANSSDSMSNPDSTSHLDLANNPDLESQSSNSGQQAHNLDNSWHSIPTKRSFIVLLVVFSIIMLSAFGAKNLYFRGDYNIFFEGTNKQLMAFDEIQTTFAKTDNLAIVVAPEDGNVFTPETLTLIQNLTVDAWQIPYSSRVDSLANYQHTEAVEDDLLVEDLLYEEYEHTPERIAKVKQIALNEPLLKNALVSASGDVTIVNVTVQLPEVDKTAEVQEVIAAINTMIAKYQADYPNVEFHKAGIIAMNNAFMMSAQEDSSTLVPLMLLVVLVFLTFMLRSFFSVVATLVVIISSIVATMGLSGWAGMFLSTATVNVPTLVLTLAVADCVHVIVTMRQAMQRGMEKAQAIQYSIKLNAMPILITSVTTAIGFLMMNMSDSPVLRDFGNLSALGVIIACFLSVTMLPALLKLLPVKTLPANDAAESKVTFMDKLGDFVVANRKALLPISTLVIVGAAALIPLNKVNDESVKYFDTSSEFRQAADFMEQTVSGMTTISIAVKTNESQAIADPVFLQAIGDFTDWLRVQPETDHVATLSDVYMRLNKNMHGDDDSYYQLPLNRELAAQYLLLYEMSLPYGLDLNNQINVDKSSIKMVLTVDNLGSVELVELEERIYSWFAANAPQYEVVASSPSLMFAHIGETNMASMLSTLPITLVLISGLMIFALRSVRLGVISLVPNIAPAIIGFGLWALISGEINLGLSVVVTLTLGIVVDDAVHFLSKYQRARMEGKSAEEAVRYAFHTVGRALWITTVVLVAGFSVLAMSSFRLNSDMGLLSAIVIFIALVVDFILLPSLLMIFDKQTHYADKPQHESKPSKTAQPSSTGELTTSTK
- a CDS encoding alkyl sulfatase dimerization domain-containing protein — its product is MRKTILSTALLLSTSFVAVADQYNLSLKYDPIVTDRGIVTTKPAAMVDQLWDVDVQSITQITDGVYRIAGWGIGNVIAVEAPEGWIIVDTGDDLKVAQEQRKQLEKKLNQKIDVSAVLYTHSHYVWGTQAWSNDDTAIYAHEWMEKHLFADNGVSPLAGIFSTRVAIQFGLLHPESGPDAFPNKLGFTLDKLEGEKGYQSPTVTFEHNQVEAHTIAGMEVIVLPSPTDVTDSVAYYFPEKSLMVTNAMNAGSIFNLYTLRGDRYRDPIRLVDAADLVLSYDFDYHVDIHGAANVTKEAAEDAIYEFRDSMQLIHDQTIRAIKLGKDAQGAAEFVYMPENLRLDKETYGQVESHAKQVYNGVMGWNGWDVYDINPLQTQTFAHQFIGSLGGVELANKMAKQSNKTQTLEGWQWSLYLTSQILEIDPNNEEAKLSRAEAARALGQRTSSANARGFYISEALLHEGKLSFGEHQLDNYQSLTQLLGTITSEKLEASPIENNVEYIRYLVDTRKAEGLSSQFNLKMNDSEHAFGIQLRNGIVQISSKLNAGVTVNLSHFEWSEVLLGETEFKQLDDSLAAFDTALTITTE
- the secF gene encoding protein translocase subunit SecF — encoded protein: MTKSINVTKTRQLMTMISLILLTLSITSIAVRGFNWGLDFTGGVVADIQTKPDVTQVLLKSHLDSALSQDVQVTAAGNEGNWQLRFNDTDLDLREALNQALLPIDSNFHITNSSVIGPQVGLEMVEQGGLAILACFVLTLLYLSYRFEWRLALGSIAALVYDIVIVLGLFAVTQIEFNLTVLAALLAVMGYSLNDSIIISDRIREVFRAKPDGETDALLDQSIVSTLSRTLVTSGTTLVTVSALWLLGGSALEGFAIALCVGIISGTWSSISIGTLLPTCVGLKAIHYKPEETESLQSMP